The DNA window TTTTGTTGTCCACCAGTTTGTGAACCCAGTGGTCCTGAGCATCACGGGTATGTTTGCGGCCAATGCTGTCTACCGCAACTTCACTATTACGTGCCGACACTGTAGTGCGGAGCCCCTGCCCATCAAGTGCTGAAATAAAGCGTCGGGCGAAACCGTCACGTTTATCATCACGGATCAATGAACAACCAACAAGACTGATATGTTCAGGCTGGCCTGCTTGTCTGAAGTCTGTACTGAACTGTTTCAGTTTTAGTGCCAGTTCGTCAGCACTGTATCCCGCCATGCGAGTCAGATGCTGAGTTGATTCATCACGCCCGTGTCCGACAATCTGCCAGCGTAATTTGCCAGACAATACCGTCGGATCACCATACACCACGCGATATTTTCCATCTGCATCAAGCTGAACAATCACACTGGTATCTGGATGTTTACCTGCCAAACTCGCAGCCGCTTTGGCGACCGTCGGATCATTTTCTGTCTGGATGATAATCTGACTATCAAAACGGCTTTCGCCCCCTTCCGCTTGTGGTGTGACGGTAACGCGTTCCCATGATTCGACATTTTTATTGTCAACCACACGATCAACACCTTCAGGCAGATTGTCCTTGAGTGGTGATTTCACCACATCGGTAATTTCAGTTTCTGCACGTGCTTTCATTGGTGTTTCATCAAACACATTCAGATCAAGGATATCCCTCATGCTTATATTGTGTGTTGGTTTATAGGTCGCCAGTACACCGCCATCCATCACCACTACACGGTAAAAAACAGCTTCACCCGCGTCATTTTTCGGCATTTTGTAGCTGTTTTCCATATTCAGACCAGATTTACCGAAGAAACGGGTCATGTAATCGCCAAATTTCTCGGCAGACGAGAATTCGATAATACCGACATTCGGATCATAGAAACCATAGACACGATTTTCACCGCTGCCTTTCGCCCACGCACTCATCGCATGACCGGGTGCATCCAGTTCAAGCAGAACCGGTTTACCCTCGGCATTTGCCGCAGTCACTTTATTAATTACGCCGTTAACAGTCAGTGCCCGCTCGCCTTCCAGTTTCTCTTCCCATACTTTGATGAATGTCCCATACATCGGGTTACGGGCATGAAGAGCGGCCAAAGATCCCAAGAACTTATTGGCATTAGCAAGTTCAGTGTCTGAATACAGATCCGGATTACTGAGTACGGCGGCTGTGGAGTACATTTTTTCCAGTAACTTACGGGCAACGCCGTCCTGACCATCGTTTTCAAGCTGTTTCGCCACCAGAACCAGCTTCGATAATGGGTCACAACGCCCACCGTAACCATCATTGGACAGATTCAGGAACAATGTCTGTGGTGCAAGCTGTTCACTCGCCTTAGTATCAGCAATCCCCGTAGAAGCTACATCACGGAACAGGAGGTTGAATTTTTCAGCCTTCTCCTGGAAAGTGACTTTCAAGGCTCTGCTTTCAATTTCCCATGTCAAAGCACCTTTTTGTTCTGCGCTCCAGTTTCCTTTAACCAGCAGATCCGCCAGTTGCTTGATGCTCATGTCTGAACGGAATCCATCCACGATCTGTTTGGCATGGCCCTGCTTATAACCTGCCAGAAAATCTTCTGTTGTGCGGATGTCATACGTGGTTATACCTGCTTTGTTTACCTGTGGTTTCAGCGCTTCACCAACGTTTTTCAATTCACCCCAGATGTCTTTAAGTATTTCTGGTTTATCAGGCTGGCGTTGCACATCAAACAGGTTAGTCACAATCTGCCGCGCAAATTGTTTCATTAGCCTGTTGCTGGCTTCATGTCCATAAAAAGTATGTTCACCCGATACCTGATAACCCGATAGCCTGAGTTTGGTGCGCAGTTTTTCACCTTCAGCCCCCAATCCTTCGTTATCGGTCAGCAACATGATTGGTGTCTGTTTCGAGATACCTTGCAGGTTTTTCTCCACAGAGAACTGCCCATTCACCGCTTTCGCCAACGCGCCCACGATCCCCGCCGGATTTGATACTTCATGGGCTGTAATGGCTTTGGTCATACTCGGCATTGGGCGATCAAGCAACAGACCGGATACTGGCTGTCCACTGTGTTCTGCGTAACGGGCAAGATCTGCCGCAACCGCACCTCCCATTGAGTAGCCATGAATGATGATATTTTCCGGTTTGATACCACGATCATTCACCAGATAGTGGAACATGGTGCGGGCATCCTGATACAGCCCTTTTTCACTTGGATGACCATCACTTAAACCGTAGCCTCGCATGTTTACCGCGAGCATATCAACGCCTTGCTTTTGATAATGACCTTGAATAGCGTCGGCTTGTTCTTCCGCTGATGAACCGGAACCATGAATGAAAAGTACGACTTTTTTCGCTGTCTTCTGTTCCGCTGTTCCCTGCTCGGCAGATGCGTCTGTTCCTTTATCAGAGACATGGTAATAACCTGTCAGGCGGCCAGCATCACCACGTAATGTAACTTTATCTGCTGTACCGTTATTAACCGCATGATCCAGCAATATCTGGGTATCTTCGTTGATATTGCGGCGGGCATCTTTTGCACCGTACAGCTCATTATTCAGAAAGCGTGCTATCGGGTTCAATGGTTCGCGCTCACGCGGTGGTGTACCATCATTATCAATAGCGACATTTTCCAGTGCTTTGTTTTTGTCTTTGCTTTCGCTGTGACCCGGTTCTGTCAAATTTTCACCGATCAGGCGGCTTGGCTTCCTGACAGTGCCCTCAACCTGAGCTTCCTGCAATGCCTGTGCATAATTGAACAGTTCAGTAGGGGTCCAGACGCCAAAGTGTGGTCGCCATTTATGTCCGATGACCTGATCCGCTCCTCCCGCTTTGAGAACTCTGGCAACGATACTTGAACAATTATCTGTCAGTAGCTGGTAACGGGCATCAGGATTCTGGCTGATTTTATGCCATTCCGCCTGCATGGCTGCGGCGTCCAATCCCGCCAGATTAATACGGAAAACACGTCCCTGATCAGGTTCACTGGCTTTGAAGTCCTGAATGTTACTCAGTTCATACTCTGCAAATTGACGAATAACATTGGCAACACGCTTCTCAGTCAGTTCAGGTGTCTGTTGTTTTGCGGCTGTCCGCAGTGCTTGCGCAAATCCCTTACCGACTTCAAACATGTCCATGCTGCTATCTTCCCACTGTTGTATAAACGGGCGGGAAATATGCTCCGGTATACCAGCAGGTTTCAGCAGATTAGGATTTGCCAGCGCAGCCATAGCAAATCCTTCGCTGATGTCTTCAAATTTTGCATCAATGCCTTTTGCTGCCTGTAATTTTTCAATAAATCTTTCCAGCTTGCGTGCGCCATCTTGCATGCCAAAGTTATCATTTTCTTCGGAAGAGACATCCAGCTCCAGCGCTCTACTTTGTCCTGCCGGTTGGCTGAGGTCACGCCAACGGAGTCTTACCTCCGGATGTTCCGCCGAGGAAACATTAAAAATGCGGCCTATGTTGGTTGATTTGCCACCTTTTGGCCACCAGCTGACATAGTTTTTCTCATTAAATTCCCCGGCATTTTCTGCACTGACTTCAATACGTCCATGTCCGATTTGCAGGGCTGCATGTCCTAACCGACTGTGATCGCCTGGCTTCCAGATAAACAGCGTGGCACTGATCGGAGATAATTGCTGTTCAATAGCCTGATGTATCTTTTTCAAACCAGAGACATCAATTCCCTTACCATCTTTCGCCAGGTCACGGGTATTCAGATTTGAGAAAACAGCTTCTGTCACTGACTGTCCATATTCTCTGGTAACAGATGCCTTGACTTGCTCAATCGCTTTTTCTGCACTTTCTGCTTTCGTGGCAATCTGAATATTGGATTTACCACGGGTAACAAAATCTCCCTGCTCATCAATATAAAGATGTTTCGAATCTTTCAGACTGGCATTGCCCAGTTTGTCGTACAGATCACTGAAACTGCCCTTACCAGAACTTCCCACGCTGGATTCTGCAAGCGTTGTTGACTCGTTAATCCGCACATTAACTTGTGACAACAGGTTTTTCAGTGCTGGCACACGTTCTGAATCTGGATGTCCCAATAGATAGCCTTCCACCTGATGACGCAAGGCAGCGAGTTTTTCAATGGCATTCAGGTCATAATCTTTATTTTCTTGCAGCACATTTTCATAGTTTCTGAGCGCATCCAGTACCTTCTGATAACTGTCGCCACGGATTTTGCCTTTAACGTAAGCCGCTTCCTGCAATTCACTGACAGACATCAGATCTGTTTTCGGTTGGTAATTCCAGCTACCTTCCACTTTTTCGGCCAGAATACGGGTACGTCCGTTATCATGAGAAACAATGCGATCATCCACCAGATATAACTTATCAGGCAGTTGAGCATAATTGTCATAGTTGGCGAGGATAAAGCGTTCAATAGCTTTAATCTGCGCTTTATCGGACTGATCTTGCACAATAATGGTCTTGAAGCTCTCGTTCTCAGAACCATCACCGCGCTTGCCCGGCCACGGATGAACTTCAAAACCTTCCTCATCAGAGTCACGTACCAGCAAGTTACGCTCTGTACGTAATCCATAGAATGGCAATGCCTGATTCAGCAAATTGTCGATAGCGCTGGTTTTGATATTCAGATCAATCAGTGTATCCGGCTTATATCTGTCAGGGTGCAACGCAAGAAGTTTTTCCTGTTCTTTAAGGCTAAGTAAGTCAAAACGCGCTTTTACGGAGACGCCCGCTTCTGTCAGTCTGCGACCAATTTCGTCAGGCGGTACGCCCTGGTACTCTTTGGCTGCTTTATCCAGCAGGCGGACTTCTCCCACTAACCCTTCACGCTGTAATTGACGCAGTACCGGTAATTCGACATTCCAGAAATAGTTGCCCAAACGCAGGCCACCTTCAGCAATGACATAGACATCATCACGTGATCCGGTTGCATACAGGGAACTCCAGAAACCCGTATTACTCCGCGCAGATGCGTTAATGACTGATTGCAGTGCCTTCTGCTGTGCATTATCGGAATCAAGGAAAATACCGCCCCAACGCATCAGTGTCTTGTTGAGTTCAATGGCAAAAGAATTACCTTTTACATCAATATCGTAAACGACTTTTTTACCGTCTGTTTGGGCTGCGTCAAGAATGTCGCGGTATTGTTTAAAGTTCTTGCCAGACCAGAACGACACAATGCTTTTATCACCATGGGCTGGCTCAAAACTATAGCCATAGTGCTCAAGTTTTGAAATAAACTCGACCCGCTTATCCCAGTCATAGTCGATTGTGGCATCAATGAACAGTTTCGCCAGTGAAGATCTCTGTTCTTCCGGTACGCTGTTTTCAGTTCCGTTCAGGTAACCTTCAATAAAAGTTACCATTTTTTGTCTGAGATCGTCAGGGATATCCGCATCCACACGTTCAAAGCCCGGTACTGGAATATAGTTTTCGGTCGCCATATCATTATCGCTATCCAGCCAGCGGTAAATGTCAGCCACTTTCTGTGCTCTGATCGCGGCCCCAGATTCTGCTGATGCCTCTGTCGGTTCTGGCTGCGCCTGAGTTTTTTCCGCCTGAATTTCTCCCAGTGCTTCCAGCTCGCTGAGATCCAAACCGGAAATTTTCTGTTCTTTTCTGACAGAACTGACAGGCATATCAGCCATGCTGCTGACTGATATATCGGTAGATGTATTGACAGAAATATTGGCGGAAACCTTACTGTCAGCCGATGGCTGCGCAGTTTCCTCACTTTGGGCATTCAGATGAGTATGTCGCTTTCTGATACGCACTCCGGCATTAATCTGTAAACGATCCAACGCTTCTTTTGCATCGTCAAGTTCGTTCAGATCTTCCTCCAGATATTGCAACTCCATACTGAGTCCCTCCTCTGTTTCAACAGAAGAGTCGGAATCAATATGGCTATTGGCTTTTTCGGCGTGATTTTCAACCGTTGTTTCAAACGTTTTTCCAGTATCAGTAGCGGATTGCCCCTTAACTGACAATCCGCTTCCCGTTGCTTGCGCACGGTTCGGCAGGCTATTGCCATCTAGCTTCGCGCCTTTAGCATCAGATTGTACTTGTGCCGTTTTCATCTCCGCCGCAGACACTGCATATTGACCACGCTGTTCTGCTTTTTGTACTGCGGATTTTCCATCATGGGCAGCCTGTTCAGCCTGTTTCATGCGAGCTGTAGCTTCTTGTTCGCGCAATTCTATGCCGGCACGGGTCTTTTCAATATCCTGTAGAGACTGCTGATGGTTTTGTTCCCCGTTGAGGACACCTGACTCAGATTTGGTAACGGCGTCTTTAATATCACCCAGTCGTTCTGAAGATGCTTGCTGAGAGTGCTCTAGTTGCTGTTGTGCTGTCTCTTTTGCGCTGTTCAGTTGAGATTGCAGATTTCCCAACAAACCACCAGCAAACTGATCACGCCACTGACTGCCGGATTGTCCATGATGCGTCGCATGATCATTCAGCGCTTCTAATCCTTTAGTTTTTGCCATCAACGCTTTGGTAATTGCCTGCGCTTCATCATTGATAGAATCACGCTGCGATTGACCATTAGTCTCCAGTGCATCCAGATCGGTATTTTCCAGTTGCGCCTGAGTGCCAGAAACTGCTGCTAATTGTTTATCCCTTTCCTGCTCCAGACGTTGACGATCAGCTTCTGCTTTTTCTTTATCCTGTAAGGCATTCCGGGCTGCCTGATCCTGTTTCACATGCTTAGCAATACCACTGCCTGGCAGTTCAGATTGAGCAACAACGTTATCCAAAACGTAACCCAGACCATCATTTTGGCCCGTGCCTGCAAATTCGAGCCGATTACTGCCCGCCTGTGCTTTCAGGGTTAACGTTTTGTTGCTCCATGCAGCATCACCTGCGGAAACTGAAAAAACAACTTCGCCATTCCAGAGTACACACATTCCATTGTCAGCAGAAATACTGGCACGCCTTGCAAAGTCAAAACTGACTGTGATGGATTCTCCTTCGGTGAGGCCGTTGATATCCTGGTAAATGTGGGTATTAGCATGGGTATCAAGTTCACTGACGCGCTCACCATGACCTTCTTTACTCAGGCCATACGCTTCAGCAGAATAATCAGCCTCAACCCCATTCGTGGATTGCCATCCCGCAGAACCCTGCTCAAAATCACCATTGGTAATTAAGTTGCGTACCTGATCCGGGTAGACGTGTTTTTCATCACTTAAAGCATTCTGGATCGCATCAGTGTCTGGCGTATCCACACCTGATACACTACCTTGCAGGCTGTTCTGCAACTCAGAAGTCACTTCACCAATCTCTGTCAGCCTGAAACCATTCAGAGAGGAAATTTCCGGCAGATCAATAGCACCACGCCCTTTATGGGTCCCCGATGTGTTGGCTTCATCACCATTCACCAGATAGTTAATGCCCTGACTGCCAGCGGTGCCGAGTAATGTTTGTTTGATGTTATCAAACAGTGCGCCCAGTTTATTGCTCTGAGTATTGCTTTCTGCCACGGCAAGGCTGTAGAAATCTCCGTTACCTACCTGTACAGCTACATTGTTTCGCGCATAAGAAGCATTGATGTTCAGGCCATCGCCGACACGGATATTGGCATTACCCGTCCCTTTCATGACAGAGACATTCAGACCATCACCCACACGGGTATTAACGTTGAATTTACCCCACGCCACGTTGA is part of the Xenorhabdus cabanillasii genome and encodes:
- the rtxA gene encoding MARTX multifunctional-autoprocessing repeats-in-toxin holotoxin RtxA, which gives rise to MGKSSNRSAEYFFTGRYEDDNDGNTIHAIGVGGVINAYGGNDYIVVGSIGATINTTWGHDTIVGGAGYLNVNDTSGSLTVKGGSGYTAINKTHNGTIEFAGAAGGLEINHTGENGAINYSGISGYNGITRKGVQGDILFKGAGGYNNLYSDVEKGDIHFVGAGGYNKIVRKGSDNDFSGEGIEYAAAAEIVLKNATMNGSWIGSDHQVSGLKSTREPNTYLFAFADSTYTKINKVQLRNDPVTGKLIYHSTSWYKEGNHLKGLEKQDISGQGGFVDVNIDGAYTLSNLVVEHQKPVTIQAVTQKLTENEWMNYGNGIQVNASEIILSDAKMGGYAIYQDGSTVDVKAVKSNRMPNTYVYAKKLGIYTKIVVVELRNDPETGILQYIARPWYKEGDYTTNVANEVISAGNGYNSMGTGGYSLSDLHYSARMVHKTTERVARTHEYSDQSLFPVTERRESSGDVRYEGAGGGNVIKSNVTKGNVYFNGSGIANIIEHTSAFGNTEFNGAGGANVIIKKGKEGNLSFNGAGVANVLLHQAKRGDMEVNAGGAANVLVRVGDGRYLAHLLAAGNISIHKGNGNSRVSMGGGFNTHTQIGHGDAVWSGVGGANILTKMGQGHVSAILAGGANILTKIGEGDLEAGLFGGANIITHISSDSDTSNPLSSDTKAVALGGANILTKKGKGNLLAVMGGGANVLTHVGDGTTSGVMLGGANILTKVGNGDTTGIMLGIGNVLTHVGDGQTLGVMAAAGNIFTKVGDGDTIAAMLAVGNIFTHVGEGNAFAIMAGGGNIFTKVGNGDALALMLAFGNVFTHIGDGTSVALMIAKANIATKAGNGDALAAMIGKANIFTQIGHGSTFAAMIGGANVLTKVGNGLTAALMVGKANIFTHVGEGTSIGLFAGTANIMTKVGDGTTLAAMFGKANVMTHVGDGLTGVLALGKANIVTKVGNDFMGVVAASEANVVTHVGKGTTAALLNGKGNVLTKVGDGTAVGLLVSKIGNIMTHVGDGTTVGFAKGEANIITKVGNGSGVNAVWGKANILTHYGDGDRYNFAKGEANIITKVGEGQEITVVQGQANIITHVGNGDDYTGAWGKANVITKVGDGRNVVLAKGDANIVTQIGEGDSFNALWSQGNLVTNVGDGTQVTAAKGKGNIITTVGNGLSVTATHGDLNVNTKVGDGVSVNVAWGKFNVNTRVGDGLNVSVMKGTGNANIRVGDGLNINASYARNNVAVQVGNGDFYSLAVAESNTQSNKLGALFDNIKQTLLGTAGSQGINYLVNGDEANTSGTHKGRGAIDLPEISSLNGFRLTEIGEVTSELQNSLQGSVSGVDTPDTDAIQNALSDEKHVYPDQVRNLITNGDFEQGSAGWQSTNGVEADYSAEAYGLSKEGHGERVSELDTHANTHIYQDINGLTEGESITVSFDFARRASISADNGMCVLWNGEVVFSVSAGDAAWSNKTLTLKAQAGSNRLEFAGTGQNDGLGYVLDNVVAQSELPGSGIAKHVKQDQAARNALQDKEKAEADRQRLEQERDKQLAAVSGTQAQLENTDLDALETNGQSQRDSINDEAQAITKALMAKTKGLEALNDHATHHGQSGSQWRDQFAGGLLGNLQSQLNSAKETAQQQLEHSQQASSERLGDIKDAVTKSESGVLNGEQNHQQSLQDIEKTRAGIELREQEATARMKQAEQAAHDGKSAVQKAEQRGQYAVSAAEMKTAQVQSDAKGAKLDGNSLPNRAQATGSGLSVKGQSATDTGKTFETTVENHAEKANSHIDSDSSVETEEGLSMELQYLEEDLNELDDAKEALDRLQINAGVRIRKRHTHLNAQSEETAQPSADSKVSANISVNTSTDISVSSMADMPVSSVRKEQKISGLDLSELEALGEIQAEKTQAQPEPTEASAESGAAIRAQKVADIYRWLDSDNDMATENYIPVPGFERVDADIPDDLRQKMVTFIEGYLNGTENSVPEEQRSSLAKLFIDATIDYDWDKRVEFISKLEHYGYSFEPAHGDKSIVSFWSGKNFKQYRDILDAAQTDGKKVVYDIDVKGNSFAIELNKTLMRWGGIFLDSDNAQQKALQSVINASARSNTGFWSSLYATGSRDDVYVIAEGGLRLGNYFWNVELPVLRQLQREGLVGEVRLLDKAAKEYQGVPPDEIGRRLTEAGVSVKARFDLLSLKEQEKLLALHPDRYKPDTLIDLNIKTSAIDNLLNQALPFYGLRTERNLLVRDSDEEGFEVHPWPGKRGDGSENESFKTIIVQDQSDKAQIKAIERFILANYDNYAQLPDKLYLVDDRIVSHDNGRTRILAEKVEGSWNYQPKTDLMSVSELQEAAYVKGKIRGDSYQKVLDALRNYENVLQENKDYDLNAIEKLAALRHQVEGYLLGHPDSERVPALKNLLSQVNVRINESTTLAESSVGSSGKGSFSDLYDKLGNASLKDSKHLYIDEQGDFVTRGKSNIQIATKAESAEKAIEQVKASVTREYGQSVTEAVFSNLNTRDLAKDGKGIDVSGLKKIHQAIEQQLSPISATLFIWKPGDHSRLGHAALQIGHGRIEVSAENAGEFNEKNYVSWWPKGGKSTNIGRIFNVSSAEHPEVRLRWRDLSQPAGQSRALELDVSSEENDNFGMQDGARKLERFIEKLQAAKGIDAKFEDISEGFAMAALANPNLLKPAGIPEHISRPFIQQWEDSSMDMFEVGKGFAQALRTAAKQQTPELTEKRVANVIRQFAEYELSNIQDFKASEPDQGRVFRINLAGLDAAAMQAEWHKISQNPDARYQLLTDNCSSIVARVLKAGGADQVIGHKWRPHFGVWTPTELFNYAQALQEAQVEGTVRKPSRLIGENLTEPGHSESKDKNKALENVAIDNDGTPPREREPLNPIARFLNNELYGAKDARRNINEDTQILLDHAVNNGTADKVTLRGDAGRLTGYYHVSDKGTDASAEQGTAEQKTAKKVVLFIHGSGSSAEEQADAIQGHYQKQGVDMLAVNMRGYGLSDGHPSEKGLYQDARTMFHYLVNDRGIKPENIIIHGYSMGGAVAADLARYAEHSGQPVSGLLLDRPMPSMTKAITAHEVSNPAGIVGALAKAVNGQFSVEKNLQGISKQTPIMLLTDNEGLGAEGEKLRTKLRLSGYQVSGEHTFYGHEASNRLMKQFARQIVTNLFDVQRQPDKPEILKDIWGELKNVGEALKPQVNKAGITTYDIRTTEDFLAGYKQGHAKQIVDGFRSDMSIKQLADLLVKGNWSAEQKGALTWEIESRALKVTFQEKAEKFNLLFRDVASTGIADTKASEQLAPQTLFLNLSNDGYGGRCDPLSKLVLVAKQLENDGQDGVARKLLEKMYSTAAVLSNPDLYSDTELANANKFLGSLAALHARNPMYGTFIKVWEEKLEGERALTVNGVINKVTAANAEGKPVLLELDAPGHAMSAWAKGSGENRVYGFYDPNVGIIEFSSAEKFGDYMTRFFGKSGLNMENSYKMPKNDAGEAVFYRVVVMDGGVLATYKPTHNISMRDILDLNVFDETPMKARAETEITDVVKSPLKDNLPEGVDRVVDNKNVESWERVTVTPQAEGGESRFDSQIIIQTENDPTVAKAAASLAGKHPDTSVIVQLDADGKYRVVYGDPTVLSGKLRWQIVGHGRDESTQHLTRMAGYSADELALKLKQFSTDFRQAGQPEHISLVGCSLIRDDKRDGFARRFISALDGQGLRTTVSARNSEVAVDSIGRKHTRDAQDHWVHKLVDNKIVLGWNDNGEVEARAERVRRGISEGDIILSRVGHTDVEAKAKGAIAKNTETFHAPKPHENGNNVVSSETPSKNQLSYSGNIQVQVGDGEFTAINWGTTNVGIKVGTGGFKSLAFGDNNVMVHIGHGDIKHSVDIAGYQAIEGAQLFVGNRNVSFNLGRSNDLIVMLEKSIPTPPLVNPFDGAARISGVLQNIASSQGSSDWLTEQDQQWSLEGAKKYISDLSGLDLTSSVKYETLTELNTENERSSRGLKNDIESTLNKNYNQWLGGAGNKPEPGSLSRADKFRQANEKLAFNFAVGGQGADIQVTTGNWNFMFGDNIQSILDTNLGSLFGLMTQQYTSTGMAKTTFTFSPTDLPRQIKNKLLGNLAGVRADTTLADIFGVDYTPDGHIVSRSGQPVDGVAILREMLEIIGEFSGDQLKAFTDPEKLLDGLKAGLNTGADGIKSFAESHGLKAKTPADAEEGKVSLSEGNQPTGQTVAEQPERAFGFNALNLPNLFATLFNQDKQAEMKSLVTNLKENLTADLLNMKDKTFDFLRNSGHLQGDGDIHISLGNYNFNWSGDGKDLGAYLGDNNNVWGGRGDDVFYSVGTSNIFTGGEGNDVGVLMGRENIMFGGAGDDVAVLAGRINYAYMGDGNDQVFAFGENGVIHGDKGRDYIVASGNFNRIDAGEDQDYVVTIGNNNQVDLGEGDDFATVFGNYNRIDSNNGSNSIKLMGYHAEINSGTGNDHLIADVVSKFSRFNGGDGDDLLVLGGYQNRFKGGMGVNSFVVSGNVIDNVVEDIKQGDKIVFNDINWQNLWFQRSGYDLVLLTNRNVRDTSVQGQFEMTGSVTFNDYFNGNRADIVTQMGDKDPQGEREYKALSANAVDTLVQAMSGFSPNIGDSGFIDSLDSQTKSTIITAWTDTTNGKSKLA